One genomic segment of Pyruvatibacter mobilis includes these proteins:
- a CDS encoding SDR family NAD(P)-dependent oxidoreductase, with product MSAPILIFGATGGVGSALARRLAEAGHSLALSGRNEDALHSLADDLGATAHPGDVLDDDARAGIIDAACSDDGGLAGLAFCVGSIDLKPLKRVGADDLLNAFRLNSVAAALAVQQAAPALKNAKGSVVLFSTIAVQQGFPNHAIVASAKGAVEGLGRALAADLAPDIRVNVVAPSLMKTNMAAPIVSSDAMAEGIAKLHPIPRLGEAADAANLAAFLLSPDSPWITGQVMRVDGGRSHLRTRG from the coding sequence ATGAGCGCCCCCATCCTCATTTTCGGAGCAACCGGAGGCGTCGGCAGCGCCCTTGCCCGCAGGCTTGCCGAAGCGGGCCACAGCCTCGCCCTGAGCGGCCGCAACGAAGACGCCCTGCACAGCCTTGCGGATGATCTGGGCGCCACAGCCCATCCCGGCGACGTGCTGGACGATGACGCTCGCGCGGGCATCATCGATGCCGCCTGCAGCGATGACGGCGGCCTCGCGGGGCTTGCCTTCTGCGTCGGTTCGATAGACCTGAAACCCCTCAAGCGGGTCGGGGCGGACGACCTGCTGAATGCCTTCCGGCTCAATAGCGTGGCAGCCGCCCTCGCCGTGCAGCAGGCCGCCCCCGCCCTCAAGAATGCCAAGGGAAGCGTTGTCCTGTTCTCCACCATTGCGGTGCAGCAGGGTTTCCCGAACCACGCCATCGTCGCAAGCGCCAAGGGCGCTGTGGAAGGCCTCGGTCGGGCCCTCGCCGCGGATCTTGCACCGGACATCCGGGTCAATGTGGTGGCACCGAGCCTGATGAAAACCAACATGGCAGCGCCCATCGTCTCGTCGGACGCGATGGCCGAAGGCATTGCCAAGCTGCATCCGATCCCCCGCCTCGGCGAAGCTGCGGATGCGGCAAACCTTGCGGCCTTCCTGCTGTCGCCGGACAGCCCGTGGATCACCGGCCAGGTCATGCGCGTTGATGGCGGCCGAAGTCACCTGCGCACCAGAGGCTGA
- a CDS encoding MFS transporter, whose product MTPNSDKNPGAPKGDDLPGLQQTSPEERKRAFGILFFCLLCVGMGQSLFFAILPPIARDLGLSEVQVGAIFSLSALLWVLSSPYWGRTSDVIGRKKVILIGLAGFGVSTIGFAIFIWMGMNGMVSIALLFPMLVGVRAIFGTFGSGTMPAAQAYVADRTTRAERASGVATIGAAFGMGTVIGPGVAAALIVFGLLAPFFTVGSLAFLSALAIWFLLPERTRPREREDKKKRLKVMDTRVWPFLTVGVLTAMGQSIVVQVSAFYFQDTLSLSVEDAAQMVGIGMMAMAMATLFAQLVLIRRFNLSVQMMLRSGTVVMLVAFALMIAGGNYATLVMALVAAGLGFGLLRPGLSAAASLSVEPDEQGAIAGFIGSTAAMGHVVNPFIALPLYQIMPEAPFILAAVLMAVMGVFIVLHPLVSSVRSGVDDDDDHDGHTVPKG is encoded by the coding sequence ATGACCCCAAATAGCGACAAGAATCCGGGCGCGCCCAAGGGCGACGACCTGCCAGGTCTGCAGCAGACCAGCCCCGAAGAGCGCAAGCGCGCCTTCGGGATTTTGTTCTTTTGCCTGTTGTGCGTTGGAATGGGGCAGTCGCTGTTTTTCGCCATTCTGCCGCCGATTGCGCGTGATCTCGGTCTTTCCGAAGTACAGGTGGGCGCGATCTTTTCGCTGTCGGCCCTGCTTTGGGTGCTGTCCAGCCCCTATTGGGGCCGAACGAGTGATGTGATTGGCCGGAAGAAGGTCATCCTCATCGGTCTCGCGGGATTCGGTGTATCGACCATCGGGTTTGCCATCTTCATCTGGATGGGGATGAACGGAATGGTGAGCATCGCCCTGCTGTTCCCCATGCTGGTGGGTGTGCGTGCGATTTTCGGGACATTCGGCTCCGGCACCATGCCCGCCGCGCAGGCCTACGTGGCGGACCGGACAACGCGGGCGGAACGCGCGTCGGGCGTTGCGACGATCGGCGCTGCCTTCGGCATGGGGACGGTCATCGGGCCGGGCGTGGCCGCGGCCCTGATCGTGTTCGGGCTGCTTGCGCCGTTCTTCACTGTCGGGTCGCTGGCCTTTCTCAGCGCGCTGGCGATCTGGTTCCTGCTGCCGGAGCGCACGCGGCCGCGGGAGCGCGAGGACAAGAAGAAGCGCCTCAAGGTCATGGATACGCGTGTGTGGCCGTTCCTGACCGTCGGTGTGCTGACGGCCATGGGTCAATCCATCGTCGTTCAGGTGTCGGCCTTCTATTTCCAGGATACGCTGTCTTTGAGCGTCGAGGATGCTGCCCAGATGGTGGGTATCGGGATGATGGCCATGGCCATGGCGACGCTGTTTGCGCAGCTTGTCCTGATCCGACGGTTCAACCTGTCGGTTCAGATGATGCTGCGCTCGGGCACGGTGGTGATGCTGGTTGCCTTCGCGCTTATGATCGCCGGCGGCAATTACGCGACGCTCGTGATGGCACTGGTGGCGGCGGGGCTGGGGTTCGGCCTGCTGCGGCCGGGTCTTTCGGCTGCGGCGTCCCTGAGCGTCGAGCCGGACGAGCAGGGAGCGATTGCCGGCTTCATCGGGTCCACGGCTGCCATGGGGCATGTGGTCAACCCGTTTATCGCCTTGCCGCTTTACCAGATCATGCCGGAGGCGCCGTTCATTCTGGCGGCGGTCCTGATGGCCGTCATGGGTGTCTTCATCGTCCTGCATCCACTGGTTTCAAGCGTGCGCTCCGGGGTGGATGACGATGATGACCACGACGGTCACACGGTGCCGAAAGGCTGA
- a CDS encoding alpha/beta fold hydrolase encodes MTYEERPQNKNKPEGPPQNAPLEEPLIEITERPLWYTRALAAPHESRYVTVDGTPIHYLLWGAPAQGEAPKPGIVFVHGNGAHARWFAHIAPFLTHDFQVASMDLGGMGESGWRPDRYTRESYAKEIFAVTQDAAMAPGYVVGHSFGGFVSLVAGSEYGDKLGGLVLVDFGVRPPEDHEEWFEDNPPPRPTRVYPDLETALARFRLAPDQPLANRFIFDTIARESLREATPEPDELGRTAGGTGWTWKFDPKIYYGLTLGRDLNERFHDMPCRKAVVMGGLSWNGQQEVMDHHRKLGGPTTPVFSIPEARHHVMLDQPHAFTMAIHGLLGAWEAERLRASR; translated from the coding sequence ATGACCTATGAAGAGCGCCCCCAGAACAAGAACAAGCCCGAAGGCCCGCCCCAGAACGCCCCCCTGGAAGAGCCGCTCATCGAGATCACGGAGCGTCCGCTCTGGTACACCCGCGCCCTCGCCGCCCCGCATGAGAGCCGCTATGTGACCGTGGACGGCACCCCGATCCACTACCTGCTCTGGGGTGCCCCCGCACAGGGCGAAGCGCCCAAGCCCGGCATTGTTTTCGTGCATGGCAACGGCGCGCATGCCCGCTGGTTCGCCCATATTGCACCGTTCCTCACCCACGATTTCCAGGTCGCCTCGATGGATCTTGGCGGCATGGGCGAAAGCGGCTGGCGCCCGGACCGGTACACGCGCGAAAGCTATGCCAAGGAAATCTTCGCCGTCACCCAGGATGCCGCCATGGCCCCGGGTTATGTCGTGGGCCATTCATTCGGCGGCTTCGTGTCCCTCGTCGCAGGGTCGGAATATGGCGACAAGCTCGGCGGCCTTGTGCTTGTGGATTTCGGTGTCCGGCCGCCGGAAGACCATGAGGAATGGTTCGAAGACAATCCTCCGCCCCGCCCGACCCGTGTCTACCCGGATCTGGAGACAGCCTTGGCACGCTTCCGGCTTGCCCCGGATCAGCCACTGGCCAACCGGTTCATCTTCGACACCATCGCGCGTGAGAGCCTGCGCGAAGCAACGCCCGAGCCGGACGAGCTCGGCCGGACGGCAGGCGGTACCGGATGGACCTGGAAATTTGATCCCAAGATCTATTACGGGCTGACCCTTGGCCGCGATCTCAACGAGCGCTTCCACGACATGCCCTGCCGCAAGGCTGTGGTCATGGGCGGCCTGTCATGGAACGGGCAGCAGGAGGTGATGGACCACCACCGCAAGCTCGGCGGCCCGACAACACCCGTCTTCTCAATTCCCGAAGCCCGCCACCATGTGATGCTCGATCAGCCCCACGCCTTCACAATGGCCATCCACGGCCTGCTTGGTGCATGGGAAGCGGAGCGTCTGCGGGCCAGTCGCTGA
- the ykgO gene encoding type B 50S ribosomal protein L36, translating to MKVRNSLKSLAKRDKNCRIVRRKGRLYVINKVNPRFKARQG from the coding sequence ATGAAAGTTCGCAATTCTCTCAAGTCGCTGGCCAAGCGTGACAAGAACTGCCGTATCGTGCGCCGCAAGGGCCGCCTTTACGTGATCAACAAGGTGAACCCGCGCTTCAAGGCGCGTCAGGGCTGA
- a CDS encoding HAD family hydrolase: protein MADQSVRAVIFDLGGVLIDWNPRLIFQEHFATHGVMEAFMADVFWQAHKACHDSDAPFEQTLAVWRDSHPHYTDALDAMAHHWDRAIMGPIPETVSVLDALVARNVPVFALTNWPAQTWPPRMAEGMTPSGADDVFGFLGHFRDIVVSGQEKLAKPDPAIYRLAMTRFGVGPGEALFVDDLATNTRAADEAGLVGHQFLSAGHLQGHLERLGLL from the coding sequence ATGGCAGATCAAAGCGTCAGAGCAGTCATCTTCGATCTTGGCGGGGTTCTGATTGATTGGAACCCGCGCCTCATCTTCCAGGAGCACTTCGCCACCCATGGGGTGATGGAGGCGTTCATGGCGGATGTCTTCTGGCAGGCGCACAAGGCCTGTCATGACAGCGACGCGCCCTTCGAGCAGACACTTGCGGTCTGGCGCGACAGCCATCCCCACTACACCGACGCTCTTGATGCCATGGCGCATCACTGGGACCGCGCCATCATGGGCCCGATACCGGAAACCGTTTCCGTGCTGGACGCGCTGGTGGCGCGCAATGTGCCCGTATTCGCGCTGACCAACTGGCCGGCCCAGACATGGCCGCCTCGCATGGCTGAGGGAATGACGCCGTCCGGGGCGGACGATGTCTTCGGGTTCCTGGGGCATTTCAGAGATATTGTCGTGTCCGGCCAGGAGAAGCTCGCCAAGCCGGACCCTGCCATCTACCGGCTGGCCATGACGCGGTTCGGCGTTGGACCGGGCGAGGCGCTGTTTGTCGACGACCTGGCCACCAATACGCGTGCGGCAGACGAGGCCGGTCTTGTGGGCCACCAGTTCCTGTCCGCAGGGCATTTGCAGGGGCATCTTGAACGGCTTGGGCTGCTCTAG